A genomic window from Lotus japonicus ecotype B-129 chromosome 1, LjGifu_v1.2 includes:
- the LOC130746155 gene encoding uncharacterized protein LOC130746155 produces the protein MALPQPIHDVLENPAILGACTAVAVFFSPVWVAFFFGVVVGWFWKPKWASLGKQKLTTSLAKSLDFASPSSASPSSSVFSPMKSYFSSPCLNSFTMQAPNPESLALNKDVNSKKGSSSSSPMKCDAPRSEETSDSVTTEDLNHLCQLVEEKDGGLPWIQMMDRSTPTMGYKAWRREPKDGPPQYRSSTIFEDATPEMVRDLFWDDQFRPKWDDLLTNSTTLEECPTTGTMKVQWIRKFPFFCKDREYIIGRRIWECGRSYYCVTKGIDCPSMPKRDKPRRVDVYYSSWCIRAVESNRGNGQLTACEVLLFHHEEMGIPWEIAKLGVRKGMWGMVQKIEPGLRAYQEARAAGAPLSRAAFMAQVNTKISPDYLQSIGTTENSSETENAVATDKPQGVNIPKMLVIGGAVALACSLDRGLVTKYVIFGVARRFANLGKR, from the exons ATGGCGTTGCCTCAGCCTATTCACGATGTGTTGGAGAATCCTGCAATCTTGGGCGCGTGTACAGCGGTGGCGGTGTTTTTCAGCCCTGTGTGGGTGGCGTTTTTCTTCGGCGTGGTGGTTGGGTGGTTCTGGAAACCCAAATGGGCTAGCTTGGGGAAGCAGAAATTGACCACTTCGCTTGCTAAGTCCTTGGATTTCGCTTCACCATCCTCGGCTTCGCCGTCAAGCTCTGTATTCTCGCCCATGAAGAGCTATTTCTCCTCGCCTTGTCTCAATTCTTTCACAATGCAAGCTCCAAACCCAGAATCTCTGGCGTTGAATAAAGATGTGAATAGTAAGAAGGGTTCTTCGTCTTCTTCGCCGATGAAATGTGATGCTCCCAGAAG TGAAGAAACTTCTGATTCTGTTACAACGGAGGATTTGAACCACCTGTGCCAGCTTGTGGAGGAGAAAGATGGAGGTCTCCCTTGGATACAGATGATGGATCGTTCTACGCCGACTATGGGCTACAAGGCATGGCGGAGGGAACCTAAG GATGGTCCTCCTCAATACCGAAGCAGTACTATATTTGAGGATGCAACTCCTGAGATGGTGAGAGACTTGTTCTGGGATGATCAATTCCGACCTAAATGGGATGATTTGCTTACAAACTCGACAACCCTTGAAGAGTGTCCTACGACAGGAACCATGAAAGTGCAATGGATTCGGAAG TTTCCCTTCTTCTGTAAAGACAGAGAATATATTATTGGTAGAAGAATATGGGAATGTGGGAGGTCATACTATTGTGTGACAAAG GGAATAGATTGTCCTTCAATGCCAAAACGAGACAAACCTAGACGGGTTGATGTGTACTACTCTAGTTGGTGCATTCGAGCAG TGGAATCAAACCGAGGCAATGGACAGCTAACTGCCTGTGAAGTTTTACTCTTCCACCACGAGGAAATGGGTATTCCCTGGGAAATTGCAAAGCTTGGAGTACGAAAAGGGATGTGGGGAATGGTCCAGAAGATTGAGCCTGGTTTGAGAGCCTATCAAGAGGCAAGAGCTGCTGGTGCTCCACTCTCTCGTGCAGCATTCATGGCTCAGGTCAACACAAAAATTAGCCCTGACTACTTGCAATCCATTGGAACCACTGAGAATTCATCAGAGACTGAAAATGCGGTCGCCACGGACAAACCACAGGGCGTGAACATACCCAAGATGCTAGTCATTGGGGGTGCTGTTGCTCTTGCTTGTAGTCTGGACCGGGGACTGGTGACCAAGTATGTTATATTTGGAGTTGCTAGAAGATTTGCTAATTTAGGCAAAAGATAG